In Zingiber officinale cultivar Zhangliang chromosome 1A, Zo_v1.1, whole genome shotgun sequence, a genomic segment contains:
- the LOC122009615 gene encoding transcription initiation factor TFIID subunit 1-like yields the protein MGRTLTGGSQPLLPPPHASVRTRHRGGLFTAADLAAAELLVHLSESSAEAASTVSSSASSSSSSSSPRSVNTRPPDASVLGRIDDEEEMGPWRRTKRYRPMTDLYAATRPVGGGGGGGGGGGEERQSSPHRRP from the coding sequence ATGGGAAGAACCCTAACCGGCGGATCGCAGCCCCTGCTTCCGCCTCCTCATGCGTCGGTGCGCACGCGACACCGCGGAGGTCTCTTCACCGCGGCCGACCTGGCCGCGGCGGAGCTGCTGGTGCACCTCAGCGAGAGCAGCGCCGAGGCCGCTTCCACAGTCTCCTCCTcggcctcctcctcttcctcctcctcctctcctcgaTCCGTCAACACGCGGCCGCCCGATGCCTCCGTCCTCGGCAGAATCGATGACGAGGAGGAGATGGGACCCTGGCGGAGGACGAAGCGGTACCGGCCGATGACGGATCTGTACGCCGCCACGAGACCCGtcggcggaggcggaggcggaggcggaggcggaggagAGGAGAGGCAGTCGAGTCCGCATCGTCGACCGTGA